The window AGGTCGGCGATGTCCAGCAGACCCTCGAGGTAGTCGGCCGCGATCTCGCCCTCCTGCTCCAGGCGGGTCAGGGTGTCGCCACCCTCAGGGGCAGCGGAGGTGGTGCCTTCCGTCACGGGATGGACTCCTTCTTACTTCTTGGACGGGGACTTGGGCCGCTGCGGACCCTTGCGCTGTCCTGACTGGGCCTTGCTGCGGGTACCGCCGGACGCGGACTTGCCGCCCGCCGGCTTGGGACCGGGCTTGGCGTCCTGCGGCTCGTCGGACTTGGTGAGGGAGGTCTTCGGTGCGGCCTCGCCCGCCGGCTTTGCACCGCCCTGCGCCGTACCCGACTGTCGCTGGGACTTGCTCTGGCGCTTGGGCTGCTGGCGCTTGGGAACCGCGCCCGTGCCCGGCGTGCCGTCCTCGGTCTCGACCACGGTCGAGGCCTCGCTCTTCACCACGGTCCCGTCGGCCTGCGCCGCCAGGCCCGCCTTGCTCAGACCGTTGATGAACTTGCGCTCGAAGTCGTTGCGGTCGCGGCCCTTGGCGACGATGGCCTTGACGATGGCCTTCTCGCCCCGGCCGCGCGTCTTGCCGTGCTGCGTGACGCGCTTGTGCAGACGGTCCAGGTAGGAGGCCTGAGCCTTGGAGCCCGGCGTCGGATTGTTGTGGATGACGTACATCTGCTGGCCCATGGTCCACACGTTGGTGGTCAGCCAGTAGACGAGGACACCGACGGGGAAGTTGATGCCGAAGACGGCGAACATGATCGGGAAGACGTACATCAGCATCTTCTGCTGCTGCATGAACGGCGTCTTCACCGTCGTGTCGACGTTCTTCGTCATCAGCTGACGCTGCGTGTAGAACTGCGAGAACGACATCAGGACGATCATGATCGCCGTGACGACGCGCACGTCGGTGATCGAGGAGCCCAGAGCCTGGACCTTGGCGTCGCTGTCCGTGAACTTCGCGGCCAGCGGAGCACCGAAGATGTGCGCCTTCTGCGCGCTCTCCAGCAGCCGGTCGTTGATCACGCCGATGGTGTCGTTCGACGCGATGCTGTTGAGCACGTGGTACAGGGCGAAGAAGAACGGGGACTGCGCCAGGATGGGAAGGCACGAGGAAAGCGGGTTGGTGCCCGTCTCCTTGTACAGCTTCATCATCTCTTCGGACTGGCGCTGCTTGTCGTTCTTGTAGCGCTCCTGGATCTTCTTCATCTCGGGCTGCAGCGTCTGCATCGCCCGGGTGGCCTTGATCTGCTTCACGAAGAGCGGGATCAGGCAGATACGGATCAGGATCACCAGGGACACGATGGACAAGCCCCAGGCCCAGCCCGTGTCGGGGCCGAAGATGGCGCCGTACACCGAGTGGAACTGAACGATGACCCAGGAAACGGGTGTCGTGATGAAGCTGAAAATACTGGCAATCGTGTCCACTAATCAGGCTCCTTGAGCATGGGACGGGGTCTCGGCGGCCGGGCTCGAGGGATGGTTGGACATACCGTGCCCCTCGGTGGCCGGTTCGGCGGCGGAGTTCCCGCCCTTGCGTGCACGCCAGGCGTTGCGCAGTATTTCGTGCCACCGCGGACGCTTGCGCGGCGGGACATGGTCCACACCGCCCAGCGACCACGGATTGCACCGCAGGATGCGCCAGGCGGTGAGTGCCGTTCCCTTGATCGCACCGTGACGGTCGATGGCCTGGTACCCGTAGCGGGAACACGACGGGTAGTACTTGCACACCGGCCCGAGCAACGGGCTGATGGTCCACTGGTACAGCTTGATGAGAGCCAGCAGCGGGTACTTCATCGCGCGCCCCCTCCCAGTAGCCGCTCCAGGGCGGCGTCCAGGTCTCGGGCCAGCTGTGCATGGTCGGCGTCACCCGCACCGGGCAGCGCTCGTACGACTACCAGGCTACCGGGGGTCAGCAGAGCCACTCGGTCACGCATCAGATGGCGAAGGCGACGCTTCACCTTGTTGCGTACGACGGATCCGCCGACGGCCTTGCTGACAACGAAACCCGCACGCGTCGGGGGAGCGCTCTCCCCAGGCGCGTGCGGGTCCGTTGCACCGCTACGTAGATGGACGACGAGAAGCGGGCGCCCGGCCCGGCGTCCTCGGCGTACCGCGGTCGCGAAGTCCTCGCGCCGCCTCAGCCGATGCTCGGTAGGCAGCACGTCATGACCTGTAAATGATCAGGCGGACAGGCTGGCGCGACCCTTGCCACGACGGTTCGCGAGAATCGCTCGACCGGCACGGGTGCGCATCCGCAGGCGGAAGCCGTGGGTCTTGGCGCGACGACGGTTGTTCGGCTGGAAGGTGCGCTTGCTCACTCGGGGGCTCCAGAAGAAATCGGTAGTTGCGGGGTGCCGTCCTGGCTGTCACCGTGCGCCCACGAGTAGCTCGTAATTACGCCCGAGTGCACCGCTTCCCGATCACTCGTCGTGATCTGTGCCCATCGGAGGCAGGCGGCAGCAGCCATCGACAACTCGACCTGGTCACGGTACGCGCGGCTACGCCATCCGGTCAAACCAGCGCTGTCCGGGAGACACTATCCACAGGCTGGGGACAACAACTTGAACCGCACGGGTCGCCCTGACTACCGTGGCCGGACTCCGGTTCGTTCCCTTCTCCCCGCTCCATCTCGTTCGTTCCGGCCGCTCCAGCGGCCTCGCCCACCCGCCCACCGAGTTCCAAACCCGATCCGTCCCAGGAATCACACGTTCGTGGGACCCGCGAGAGAGCGTGCCCTGTGGCTGACGTACCTGCCGATCTTGCCGCAGTGTGGCCACGCGTATTGGAGCAACTTCTCGGTGAGGACCGCGGACAGGGTGTGGAGGCCAGGGACGAGCACTGGATCAAGCGCTGTCAGCCGCTGGCACTCGTGGCGGACACCGCACTGCTCGCCGTCCCGAACGAGTTCGCGAAGGGCGTCCTCGAAGGGCGCCTGGCGCCGGTCGTCAGTGAGACGCTGAGCCGCGAGTGCGGCCGCCCGATCCGGATCGCGATCACCGTCGACGA of the Streptomyces aurantiacus genome contains:
- the yidD gene encoding membrane protein insertion efficiency factor YidD, with translation MKYPLLALIKLYQWTISPLLGPVCKYYPSCSRYGYQAIDRHGAIKGTALTAWRILRCNPWSLGGVDHVPPRKRPRWHEILRNAWRARKGGNSAAEPATEGHGMSNHPSSPAAETPSHAQGA
- the rnpA gene encoding ribonuclease P protein component; the protein is MLPTEHRLRRREDFATAVRRGRRAGRPLLVVHLRSGATDPHAPGESAPPTRAGFVVSKAVGGSVVRNKVKRRLRHLMRDRVALLTPGSLVVVRALPGAGDADHAQLARDLDAALERLLGGGAR
- the rpmH gene encoding 50S ribosomal protein L34; translation: MSKRTFQPNNRRRAKTHGFRLRMRTRAGRAILANRRGKGRASLSA
- the yidC gene encoding membrane protein insertase YidC; translation: MDTIASIFSFITTPVSWVIVQFHSVYGAIFGPDTGWAWGLSIVSLVILIRICLIPLFVKQIKATRAMQTLQPEMKKIQERYKNDKQRQSEEMMKLYKETGTNPLSSCLPILAQSPFFFALYHVLNSIASNDTIGVINDRLLESAQKAHIFGAPLAAKFTDSDAKVQALGSSITDVRVVTAIMIVLMSFSQFYTQRQLMTKNVDTTVKTPFMQQQKMLMYVFPIMFAVFGINFPVGVLVYWLTTNVWTMGQQMYVIHNNPTPGSKAQASYLDRLHKRVTQHGKTRGRGEKAIVKAIVAKGRDRNDFERKFINGLSKAGLAAQADGTVVKSEASTVVETEDGTPGTGAVPKRQQPKRQSKSQRQSGTAQGGAKPAGEAAPKTSLTKSDEPQDAKPGPKPAGGKSASGGTRSKAQSGQRKGPQRPKSPSKK